In the genome of Lysobacter sp. 5GHs7-4, the window ATCAAGGAATGGCCGGCGTTCAACGAGGTCTATCGGCGCCATTTCAAGGCGCCGTATCCGGCGCGCAGCGCGATGGCGGCTTCGGGTTTGGCGATGAATGCGCGGGTGGAAGTGGAGTGCATCGCGCAGGTGAGCAATCGATAAGGCGCGCGGCGGCAGGCGATGCGGCTCGCCGCATCCTACGGTCAGGCGGCATGCCAGAATCGGGCGTAGGCGATACGGATATCGGCGATGCACGAACAAGCGGTCCTGACGGCGAACCATCCCTTGCTCGGCGCGGCCGGTACGCCGGTGACCATAGCCACGGTCGAGCAGCATTACGCCAACTCGGCTTCGGCCAACGCCGCCGCGCAGTTCCGCTGCGCCGATCAGCACTGCAACGTCAGCGTGCGCTGCGTGATCCCGGCGGGATCGACGTCCAACCGCAAGACCAGCCCGGCGGCCTACTTCCGCGGTCGCCATAAGGCCGGCTGCACGCGCGCGCCGGTGCCGACAGCAACCGTGCCCGCGCCGGCCGCCGCCGTGATACCGGCCAGCCCGAATCGCGGCCCGATACCGACGGTGTGGGTCGCGCGCGCGGCACCGCCTTCGCCGGCCACCGCTGCCGCGCCCCATAGCGGCGGCGCTGCCTCGGCAGGCGGGTCGGCCCGCTTGAGTCAGGGCTCGGGCAGCAGCCAGCCACAATCGGGCCTGATCGAGCGCTTCGCCGACGAGTGGCTGGCGATGAACGCGGCCGCGCAACGCGCAACGCCGCTGATCGCGCCATGGAACCCCGGCGGCACCTATCACTCGGCGGTGCATTCGATCGGTTATCACCCCGGCACCGATGTGACCGTCGTGGGCGAGCGCATCTTCGGCGGCGTGCTGGCCTCGGTGCTGGCGGGCAAGAGCGGCTACGTGCTGACCCTGTTGGAGAAGAACGCCAACGGCGACGACCTCACCGTCTGGGTACAGAGCGCGAGCTTCAGCCAAGGGCGCGCCGGCGCCGCATTGCAAACGCGCCTGGCCGCGCTGACGCAGACGCTGCCGGCCGGCCTGCGGGTGTTCGCGCTGGGCGAGTTCATTCCGCAGTTGCGGCCCAACCGGCGTTGGTACGCGCTGCCGATCGTGCACCCGCATGACCTGCACCTGATCTAGGGCCGCCGGCCGGCAGACCCCGAACCCAACCGATTGCGAAACGGCCGCGCCATCGCGCTCGGCTACACTTCAGCCCTTTCCACGCACTGGATCGCGCATGCACACCCGCGCCCTTACCCTGTCCGTCCTCGCCTGCGCGCTCGCGCTGGGCGCCTGCAAGCGCACCGAGCCGGCGGCCGCACCGGCCCCAGCCGCAACGCCCGCGACCGCAGCCGTCCCGGCGACCGGCGCCACGCCCGCCGCCCCGTCCGCACCCGGCGCGGACGACAACCTCAACGCCGTGCTGTGGGTGCAGACCTCGGCCGAGTACCGCGCCGCCACCGAAACCGTCTACCGCGCGGCCGCCGACAAGCTGGACCTGGCGCTGAAGCAAAAGAACTGGGACGCGCTGGTGCCCGACGAACGCGGCAACGCCGCCACCGGCCTGGCGCCGGCGGTGATCATGGACGTGGACGAGACCGTGCTGGACAACTCGCCCTATCAGGCGCGCCTGGTCCGCGACGGCAAGGAATACGACGAAGTCACCTGGGACGCCTGGGTCGCCGAAAAGAAGGCGCAGCCGCTGGCCGGCGTGGTCGACTTCGCCAAGGCCGCCAACGCCAAGGGCGTGACCGTGCTGTACCTGTCCAACCGCGCCGAGCACCTGCAGGCCGCCACCATCGCCAACCTGCGCGCGGTCGGCATGCCGGTGAAGGACGACAGCGTGTTCCTGGGCCTGGGCACCTTCGTCGAGGGCTGCGAACAGAACGGCAGCGAGAAGAATTGCCGCCGCAAGCTGGCCGGCCAGAAGTACCGCGTGCTGATGCAGTTTGGCGATCAGCTGGGCGACTTCGCCCAGGTGGTGGCCAACACCCGCGACGGCCGCAGCCAGCTGCTGCAGCAGCACCACGACTGGTTCGGCGAGCGCTGGTGGATGCTGCCCAACCCGACCTACGGCTCCTGGGAGCCGGCCGTGTTCAACAACGCCTGGGACCAGCCGCGCGAAGCGCGTCGCGCCGCCAAGCGCGAGGCGCTGAACGTCGCGCCTTGAGGCCGATCCGGGCGCATGCCGCGACGCAGCATCGTCTCGGCATTTAAAATCAATATCTTATCTGACTTAATTTCAGGTATTGCATTAGGTTCGCGGGCGACGTAGTCTGCTCGCGTCCGGCCTCGGCCGGAGCCATGCCACAACTCGAAATCCCGGCTTCGGCCGGTTTATAAGGAGGCCCAGCGCCTCCTTTTTTTATGCGCGCAGCGGCCGCCATAGGCCTTGCCGGCACACGACGGGGTCGAACTCAAATGTCACGAAGACCGACGATAGAGAGAATTCGCGTCTTTTAGCTGCTCGATGCCGCCAATTGGCGCACCTGACGCAGCCACCTTGCGCAATCCGTCTGCAACGCGCCCGCCACCCGCGCCGGCCAGGATCCGGAACCGACTTGGCTTGTCGCCGACCCCGGCCCCGGCCAAGATGCCGCTTGCGACTGGGGAGCCGCCTCATGCCACCGATTCGACGCGCCTTGGCCGCGTTGCTGCTGATCGTCGTCGCCTGCGGCGGCTGCGACCGCACGCCATCGACCGACCGCGACGCGCCGCCCAAGTTGCCCGCCGAGGCGGTGCAGCAACTGGTGCACGACCTGCGCCGTAACGACCTGGCCGGCTACGCCCGCCACGCCGTGCCGCCGGCCCTGCACGACCGCCTCGAAATCGCCTGGCGCGAGGGCCGCACCACCTGGCCGCTGACCGAATTGCCGCTGGAAGACCGTCTGCCGGGCTTCCTGCAGGCCCTGGCCGCACCCGGCGCGGAGAAGAAACTGCAGGCCGTTTACCAGCGTCAGTTCGCCGGCGCCCACACCGAGCTGCGCTCGGCCGCCGCCACCCTGGGCCTGTTCGCCACCCAGTACGTGCGCAGCGAAGGCGACTACAGCGACGAAGAACGCGACCACTACGCCCAGCTCATCGGCGCGA includes:
- a CDS encoding 5'-nucleotidase, lipoprotein e(P4) family, translated to MHTRALTLSVLACALALGACKRTEPAAAPAPAATPATAAVPATGATPAAPSAPGADDNLNAVLWVQTSAEYRAATETVYRAAADKLDLALKQKNWDALVPDERGNAATGLAPAVIMDVDETVLDNSPYQARLVRDGKEYDEVTWDAWVAEKKAQPLAGVVDFAKAANAKGVTVLYLSNRAEHLQAATIANLRAVGMPVKDDSVFLGLGTFVEGCEQNGSEKNCRRKLAGQKYRVLMQFGDQLGDFAQVVANTRDGRSQLLQQHHDWFGERWWMLPNPTYGSWEPAVFNNAWDQPREARRAAKREALNVAP